A stretch of DNA from Cryptomeria japonica chromosome 4, Sugi_1.0, whole genome shotgun sequence:
ctatcatttaaatcctctggacacttcatgtgttttaaataatagacaatattcttgtaccaaggacacatctcaatgcttatttgagcctcCTCTAATTCTACCTGATTTATCTGTGTTTCTTCCAAATTTGATTGTGTCATTAGTTTAGCCAATCTTTGATGTCTTACTAGTTTAGTAATCTAGATATGAATGTTGAACTCCTGAAAttgattgatccatctgcatcttctcccaGTAGTTTCAGTTTGCCTGAAAATATCCTTGACTGCATCATTAGGAAAATAGGCAATGACATTAGCTCccactaaatatggtctaaaagattttacaacttttactcaggcatatgcttgtttctcatttatatcataatttaactcagAAGCTTGTAGTGTCTTGCTAAAAAATGTcactggttgttcatgaccttcatcattaTTTTGCAGCATAACTACAACAATAGTATGAAATCGagcaaaagaaaatacttgaaaaggtttagagaaattaGGAAATTTAAGTACAGGTGCTTCCTTGATGGCCTTTTTAATGTTTATAAAGGACTTAAtttcttcattagtccattttatctctGCACCCTTCTTCAACATTTTTGCAATAGGTTTTATAATCTCAAAAAAATTCAACacaaacctcctaacaaaattaatttcTCCAAAGAACAATTGAATAGCTTTGACTGTTTTAGGAATCTGAATTTTGTCAATAGCTGCAATTCTCTTAAGGTCAATCCTTACTCCATCTTTTCATACAATATGACCCAGCAGTTTACTCTCAGTGACTCCAAagtgacatttttttggatttagagaGATGTCATACTCCAGTGCTCTGATGAAAATCTTCTCTAGGTCATTATAGTGGTTCTCTTCTTTCTTGGAGTATGCTATCAAATCATCCTGGTATACAACTAAAATGTAGTCAATGAGGCCTtcaaaagctacatccatagccaTTTGAAAAGTATCCCCAAcgttggtaagtccaaatggcatcctggcatacacatatgtgccccatggtgtagtgaaagtagttttgtatttttctgattcctTAACCTTTACctggttgtaaccagagaacccatccatcatagaaagtaATTCATTCCCTATTACCTTTTGCAGCAAATCTTCCATGTTAGGCAGAGCATAATTATCCTTTAAAGATGATATAttcaaattcctaaagtccacacataatctgatatcaccatttttctttctaacaagtACCAAGTTCAACACCCATGTAGAATGTCTTATAGGCTCTATAATTcctgcattcctcatcttcatcaattcttccttcattttgggagccaatgtgggatttataggccttttctttttcCTAAATGGTTTTGCATCTGATTTCAGTGGGATTTCATGCTAGAATAAATCCTCTCTGTATGCcttgaggtcatcatatgaccaagcgaaaacaCATCTATATTTTCTTAACAGATTAACCAATGTCGTCCTaatttttggtgtaagcttctttccAATGTAAACCTCTCTAGGATTGTTTTCACTTCCCATGTTTATTTTCTCTGCTTCTTCATACCCTCCAGTGTTGGGCTTGAAATTTGTCATATCCTTATTGTCAATCATCCTCTCTAGTTCCACTAACCCTTTGGGAATCTTATTTGTTTTAAGCTGGAGGATAATTTTTCCAAATAGAGATTCCTTACCACTCTCCTCTTCCACACATGCATTCAAATCCATATGTTGGCCttcatactgatcttcacaaaataagaactTTAGAAGATCCCTTTCATCATCAAATATCTACCGATTTTTTATGTTAACTGGTATTGTaggtctagtttttatttcaacttgggtgatgtcatcaaaaggaatatcattatgtttaattgctaggttagccataaaatcagccaaaatattGTTAGATCTTTCAATCAATGTTatataaaatgcatcaaaaaattcaattcaaTCCCACACCTCATTTCTGTAATTTCGAAGCCTTACATTTTTAGTGGCAAACCTTTCCCTTACTTGAGATACGACtaactctgaatcaccataaactgttagtaaTTTAATGTCATATTTACTTTCCATTCTAAGACCTAACAAGAGTACTTCATATTTAGcaacattgtttgtacattcaaaggctaacaagaaagaatatttgaatgattttccattaggagaaataaaaaccacaccagctccatttccttccttactacAAGCACCGtcaaagtacattttccaaatcTTATCCTCATGTGATTCAATAGTATTTTAAAACTTATTAGTTTTGCATtgaatgggtttagaaatacttacttgaaagttatctatatttgtttggagAAAACATGTCGTCACATTTGGATCAACTTCCTCTATCAGGAAGAATGATCTCGGCTCTCTATCAATCCTTATATTCGCCCCTTTTACTAGGATGGTTGCATAtgatgtaggtcccggagacaactgagaggggggggtgaatcatttgtctaataaattcaaaccaaaaacttattaaccaacttaatgcttaataccggtaaattagttaagtatgccggtagacaatgttaacaaaaaattgttgtaacggtaagaattaatgcatgaaacataagcacaaagtcatccacaacacatgacaccaatatttgtacatggaaaccttgtaaggggaaaaaccatggtgggaaaccttacccacaatcagatgatactactgcagatagtaagtgtacaaagaggggtctacacatgcagaaaggccaatagcctagagctcactactcaatcacaaatgggagtcacactaactacagttggatggttaaatccaatgagaatgtactgcacaaaatagcatcttcatatgctagattcagtaccggtgtaatgctgatatgcttctacaaaaacctaacttcaccttcaaatgatgtcttcgtgtatatccctgcttgatctcgcatatacccttccttaaatattttttgcattccacacttgatcttacaaataagatcttacatttataccataacctaagaccaattttagtaggtcgactctacaagatattataataaaaatattttacaaataatacaatatccgatgcaataactgattgaacatgtcggcttgatgcaattacaacaataataaatcatcttcatagcatgccatgctgatctagaaaagataagcctaccaatgtaaccctagataacctagacctatttgccggtaaaagcaaatatgcaaataagaatataccaatgattattacttcaaaataaagtgtccacatatgtctttgacattaccaagtgtcttccatgtcattctaggtaccggtgaaaattatatcctgccggttaaccatatactggtaactgttgcacagtttactatttgccgttgaatgttgctggatctccaaggtaggtgaatttagcaggtgttgacatcaatgacaaaaccataccaaaataccaacatatgaaAGATCTATCTGGACATGTCCCcccaccaaatttgaccattgtcTTGATAACAACATCCCATAATTTGGCAGAACTTGCACAACGGTGATGTCTATTTTATATGACGTATCTGGGCATGCTAGAAATCGAAACTCCACATCCTTCATGATTCCAACAACTGGGACTGATtttttatccatagcatagcatttcccatagggAGTGTCTACATGCATCCCAAGTTATTTCATAACATCTTCTGGCATTATGTTCACggttgcacctgaatctatcatacaattcttaaccattttattgttaatcataaagttagataaaaaggatcaacctgggtAAAATTTTtagtgatagaagttcccaaatagacaaTAGGTGGATCTTAAGCTTTTGGCTTATGATCCTCTTTATTAAATTCACCAACAttagacaaaatcttgattgtttcatgtttgtaatcaGGAAATTTAATTACTTCAAGCAAGGGCACATATATTTTCACCTGTGATAAAGCCTTagacataaatgatccacaatttgagAGTGGCTTACTAATATGTCTCTTTTCGATTGGAACCTTTGCAAATATCCTGGATGGCTTACCTTGTTCTAGGTTCACTATTTTGTTCCTTAGCTAATAATTGCTCTTTCCCTAAGCTATTGCTACCACAGTAtaggctttcttttcttcatctattAATTTTCTCAAGGAATGCACTAGCTCTCCATTATAGAACAATCTCCTCAGGGATGGGATGTCTGCATCATCATCGGTAAAAACTTGTTGTACATTGTGTTGTTGACTCTCTCTTCTCCATTGTACATCTAATGATTTCTCATCCTTAGATGAATCCTCATCCCTACCCCAAAATGGATCTGATGAAAGTACATTCACTATAGGCTCATATTCATTCTCATAGTCCTCTTCTGCAAAACCCTGAGCAATCATACATTTTTCTGCAACATGGGGTAAATTGTAgacttcacaccatggatattcttcCACCAAATTGTTTACCTTCTTCAATCGATCAGGAGTTTCTTTACTCAAATTTGCATTCATCggtttaccatctttccagtttgtattatatggcatgtgATGCAATCTTAGTCTATTGTAATTCATTGGCTTACCTCCTCTATATGGGGATGACTTCTCATTATGGTTTTGCTTACCCTTCATATCTTtcagcatgtccatgatttggctAAACTCATCCTTTTTCGTTGCTCTGGGATTACataattttggatcatctctcCTGCAAATTCTTCAGGCAgtttttctattattttcaatggTAGTGGCTGTCTTAAATGCTTGTTGCAAGGTGGTAGGTTTGTGAGATAGAATCTCATAGTGAGTCTTgctatcaaaagcactcaaataaaaatcaataaaaaatgaatcaacaggtctaatatctcttggtattctattaagtactttattaaacctcttattaAATTTAGAGATTGATTCTtctttatgctagtcaactcatgagatgcaaatgaagtatcattatattctccaaattcttccaagaatattGTAACAAACTCTTGCCAACTACCAATGCATCTATCAGGAAGATTCCTATACCATTCTCTACCATCCTGTGTTagagattgaacaaacagtttcataaaaacatcttcataaaggatttcaaactcttcaatgatattttttacatttattgcATGTTGTTCTGCAGAATCATTTCCATTCCCTATGAATTTAGGGATAGTTGAccttaaatcatttgaaatatgaTTAGGATATCCAACTATCCCACTGAAATCCAACTATTtatacctttaaatggtcataGGTGGTCTGCAACCATACTTTTTAGTTTGATAGTTTCCATTTTCTCCATTATTACCATTGTTTTCATTGTTACCTCCACCATTACTGTTATTTCCATTTCGATTGTTCCCATTACCATTGTTTCCATGGTTTCCATTATTACCATAATTACCTCTATTATTGCTTACGTTGTTGGTCCTATCTCTACTATTCCAGTTACTAGCAATTTCCCCACTATTAGTTCTTCTTTCATCATTATGATTATTGCATTGTCTAGAATTATACATGTTTCTATTTTCATTGTagggtatatttttccatttatcccttttttcataattattatccaT
This window harbors:
- the LOC131030327 gene encoding uncharacterized protein LOC131030327, which codes for MYNSRQCNNHNDERRTNSGEIASNWNSRDRTNNVSNNRGNYGNNGNHGNNGNGNNRNGNNSNGGGNNENNGNNGENGNYQTKKRDDPKLCNPRATKKDEFSQIMDMLKDMKGKQNHNEKSSPYRGGKPMNYNRLRLHHMPYNTNWKDGKPMNANLSKETPDRLKKVNNLVEEYPWCEVYNLPHVAEKCMIAQGFAEEDYENEYEPIVNVLSSDPFWGRDEDSSKDEKSLDVQWRRESQQHNVQQVFTDDDADIPSLRRLFYNGELVHSLRKLIDEEKKAYTVVAIA